The genomic interval GACGACGGAGGAGACGGAGACGACGACGGAGGAGACGGAGACGACGACGGAGACGGAGACGGAGACGACAACCTTCATCACCTCAGGAAGCCTTCTGCAGAATCATCTGAATCACAAAATGACTCCTGTCAGCCACAATATGAATGTTATCACGTAATATCAATACATTGGATATTATTTATTGCCAGTTTTGAACAGCAAAATATTTACAAATCAGTATGCGGTTCATTGCCGAGTAGATTTTCGAATTTTCGGTGCATTGACAAGAAACATTCATATATGAAATGAACAATATTACAATAAAAAATAACTGTAAAAAAGGAAGATCTCAGCAGAAATGGGCATAATGAATTGCAGTCAATTTCCATCTACTTTCTAATAGTACAATAACATGCTGAATAAGTAACACATTATTTTCCTAGGATTTAAATATTATATGAACAACTTTTATTCAATTCACTGGGTGCCGAATGTAAAATGTTTATGAAGAATTATACACTGAATACATGTAATTTAACTTCTGTATACATGTGATTGTTAAAATGCTCTAAAAGAAAGAGTTTTTAAAGACTTTCACTAAAACTGTGCTAATGTGTTTTCATTTCCTGAAATAGTGGATGGTTTAAGAGCAGTAGTTATTTTCTATTGGATTTTAGAAActatttgaaaataaattaaattatcttctaatacaaatattttataaaataaattCATAACACAACTATAACTAACAAAGCTGTGCCTCCTAAATCCTATTTATTGTACTTTTTTGGCATTATTATTTACCGGAATTAGCAAATTAGCATGGAGGCAAAAATAAACATTAGTGACGCTGGATATGATCCAACCTGAAACTAACTTCACTGTAGCAACGGCGTGTTGTTTGTCCCTGTTCACTTTCCGTACTTCTGACAGCGACATGTTTTCCTTGTGTTTACATTATTCTGCAGATTTACAAAGTGatttaatatgtaataataCTTATTAAACCctctttatttattatttttaagcTATAATGGGCAATGCGCAGAGTTACGTGGTTTCTTCGCTCTCTGTGTGTTGCGTGTATGTCGTTTATGTTCACATTTACAGCTCCTACAAGTCGTTAAAAACTCATGTTCTCTACCAGGAGAGGCTTCCAAGTTTTCTGTTTCTTTACATCAAATATCTGACCAAAGTTGTGGCTCAGAAGACGGGATTCCTGAGCAAAGAAACTACAAACCAGCCGGATGTAGTTTACACTGTGCTCAACTGCAGGTCAGTTTACATATGATGGGATTAAAATGCATCAtgatcagaggtgggagaagtactcagatcttgtacttgagtaaaagtagaagtactcagatcttgtacttgagtaaaagtagaagtaccagagtgtaggaatactctgttacagtaaaagtcctgcattcaaaatgttactcaagtaaaagtagaaaagtattagcatacaaatataatgaaagtagcgacagtaaaattagtcattgtgcagattggtccattagATGCttgaataaatatataatacattgaGTTAAATGGTTAATTCTTACCACAAATTAAATATGTCAGTTGAAAATGATTGTTTACAGTTTTTACTTCTTGCCTTTGACTGTATTCCCCAGGCTGCATACCCCCCTGTTGAGGAGTTTCTGCGGCGCTGCAGGTTATGGTTGGGATTATCCGGACTCGGACTACCGAGACGTTCCTCTGTGTTTCCCCGAGGTTCTCTGCCGCAGACTGCTGCTGACGCTGATCACAGACCAGCACTTCAGACTCAGCCCAGCAGGTGAAACACATCAAGAATATTCTGAGATTTAAGGAGCTGGTGTTTTGCAGATGTCTCATAAACTATAACAACATATGtaatacttaaaggggacctatcatgcaaaaataaataaatatgtgtccccggtgtgtcaggagactcatgcagtgtcagaaaaataaaaccctctctcttttcccccttacccaaatctctaaaaacgaggGAACagcggagctgatccagatttgcgtccgatatgacgtaatatctgaaatgctgGCTTTACCCACAGCCAGAAACGTTGcgatcacggcagcatttagctgagtatctgctggtagaattctgatcaggcattagctccgcctcctctttttttcttttttcaagctaaggacccataATCAGTGTTTCTCTAACAGAgcaaacagagggatatgagggatgtctaaaatgcatgatctgtttggtattttgaaaacacatcagagacatatttttagattttattatatatctgagagccataatatatgcctaaaaatagcataataggagacctttaatacTTAATCTGATTTCTACTGAAAtgcaaagctttaaaaaaaatatttgacaTCTGTTTTCTGAATTACCAAGATTATAGTCTCCGAATTAGCAGATCCTTTTCCATTGGGAGGAACAAGAGTAACATTTTACTGCTTATTCTGAATTAAGAATGTATCACAAACTTCTAGGAGGAGCTCTAATTGATTTAAGAGATTCCCATGTGTTATTGAGAAACTGTTAATGATAAGAGGTGTTGTGAATGACTCCTGCAGGTCTGGTTTGTGTGCGTCAGAGTTTGAAGACCCTGCAGCCGGTGGATGAACTGAAGAAAGGTCCGTTCTCTCTGCAGGCTCGAGTCCTGCAGTACCGGAGCCTCGATATCGGGGTGGAGGTGGacgtctgtctgtccgctgccTCACGTACCGGGACCCCCGTGTGGGAGAGCGTCCTCACTCTGCTGTCAGGAAACAAGACACACAACACATGCAGAAACCCATCTGAGAGGGAAGACACATGTGAGAACAAATCTGGCACAATAATCAGCTggttttgtatttgtttgtacttctactccactacatgtatttaatacctttagttacttgacagatctggatgaatgatgtgaaatataatcaagtgttgaatcagactttagttccacctggagtaaatccaccagctaccctg from Pseudochaenichthys georgianus unplaced genomic scaffold, fPseGeo1.2 scaffold_792_arrow_ctg1, whole genome shotgun sequence carries:
- the LOC117444309 gene encoding uncharacterized protein; this translates as MGNAQSYVVSSLSVCCVYVVYVHIYSSYKSLKTHVLYQERLPSFLFLYIKYLTKVVAQKTGFLSKETTNQPDVVYTVLNCRLHTPLLRSFCGAAGYGWDYPDSDYRDVPLCFPEVLCRRLLLTLITDQHFRLSPAGLVCVRQSLKTLQPVDELKKGPFSLQARVLQYRSLDIGVEVDVCLSAASRTGTPVWESVLTLLSGNKTHNTCRNPSEREDTCQPDECVAENVKQVDLKVSWMSGLQSVWFFSPLRLFGCRSITAPSLWMLSVCMAEIEKHKGVGVITAPVKVSAQFKEPLLLPGRVTISFWETTGNEGEFPPNVLAFNMQRHGGNTSHVTGFITR